The Terriglobus tenax genome contains a region encoding:
- a CDS encoding Gfo/Idh/MocA family oxidoreductase, whose protein sequence is MIRTGLIGFGLGGRVFHAPFVSVTPGMDLTAVVQRGPWKQPFPSASEQYPHVRIVDSVDALLELQDLDLIVISTPNDSHFQLAHAALSAGKHVVVDKPLTTTSAESHQLLSLAASKNLVLAPFQNRRFDADFRTVQKVLDSGRLGRLVTFRAHFDRFRPGLRANTWKEGSNPANGILFDLGPHLADQPLALFGKPDYVTASVRHDRDGSQIDDAFDMRLDYPGLTVHLSSSMIAASPSPRFLLHGTGGSFVKYGLDPQEPALLAGQRPTVDGEWLREPESAYGTLITADPATSNSTLSETVVSETGDYRLFFANVRDAINGKAELTIPAIHGLRIIRCLELARQSSEEKRSIPFTEADWNCR, encoded by the coding sequence ATGATTCGTACAGGACTCATCGGCTTTGGCCTTGGCGGCCGCGTCTTTCACGCCCCGTTTGTCTCCGTAACCCCCGGCATGGATCTGACCGCTGTCGTCCAGCGCGGTCCATGGAAGCAGCCCTTCCCCTCAGCCTCAGAACAATATCCCCATGTCCGCATCGTTGACTCGGTCGACGCCCTCCTGGAGTTGCAGGATCTGGACCTGATCGTCATCTCCACCCCCAACGACTCCCACTTCCAGCTCGCCCACGCCGCACTTTCCGCCGGCAAGCATGTCGTTGTCGACAAGCCGCTCACCACAACCTCGGCGGAGTCTCACCAGCTTCTTTCCCTGGCCGCCTCCAAAAATCTTGTCCTTGCGCCCTTCCAGAACCGCCGCTTCGATGCCGACTTCCGCACCGTCCAGAAGGTCCTGGACTCCGGCCGTCTCGGCCGCCTAGTCACCTTCCGCGCTCACTTCGATCGCTTCCGTCCAGGCCTACGCGCCAATACCTGGAAGGAAGGCTCGAACCCGGCCAACGGCATCCTCTTCGATCTCGGACCCCACCTTGCCGATCAGCCGCTGGCGCTCTTTGGCAAGCCCGACTACGTCACCGCCTCCGTCCGTCATGACCGGGACGGCTCACAGATCGACGACGCCTTTGACATGCGCCTCGACTACCCCGGGCTGACCGTCCATCTTTCTTCCAGCATGATCGCCGCCTCGCCCTCGCCTCGCTTCCTTCTGCATGGCACCGGAGGCAGCTTTGTGAAGTACGGCCTTGACCCGCAGGAACCCGCACTGCTCGCCGGTCAGCGCCCCACCGTCGACGGAGAGTGGCTGCGCGAGCCGGAATCCGCCTACGGCACGCTGATCACCGCCGATCCGGCTACGTCCAACTCCACCCTCTCCGAGACCGTTGTCTCTGAAACCGGAGACTACCGCCTCTTCTTTGCCAACGTGCGCGACGCCATCAACGGCAAGGCCGAACTGACCATCCCGGCCATCCACGGCCTGCGCATCATCCGCTGCCTGGAGCTGGCCCGCCAGTCCAGCGAGGAAAAACGTTCCATCCCCTTCACCGAAGCGGACTGGAATTGCAGGTAA
- a CDS encoding HlyD family secretion protein, with translation MADGQQNQEQQKVQPQAVQERSDDTAPEQPEKKAKRRVIVIAVLVLLALAAGLFYWRSTFTEDTDDAQVDGDLYQVSSRVTGQVIKVYVEDNQQVEAGKVLAEIDPKDYEVALQQAEAQLANAQAAYEQATVNVPITSLNTRTETSTTGSDVQSAIAAVAQSQKQVAAAAARVEQAKANSTKADLDVERYTPLVQKDVISKQQYDSVIASAAAQKAQFVEAQASLIAQQEAVRQAQQKLAQSQASATQSAKNGPQLVKVQEARASAAAAEVKNAQSKVDQAKLNLSYTKIVAPTTGIVNKKNVQVGMNLSIGQNLLTIVPLENLWVTANFKETQLEQMKPGQKVEIKVDALGGRTFEGKVTQIGGATGSRLSLFPPENATGNYVKVVQRIPVRIDFTNLKEENKDLALRPGYSVAPEVRVK, from the coding sequence GTGGCGGACGGACAACAGAATCAGGAACAGCAGAAGGTTCAGCCGCAGGCTGTGCAGGAGCGCAGCGACGACACGGCGCCCGAGCAGCCGGAGAAGAAGGCCAAGCGGCGCGTCATCGTGATTGCGGTGCTGGTACTGCTGGCGCTGGCAGCCGGCTTGTTCTACTGGCGCAGCACCTTTACCGAAGACACTGACGACGCGCAGGTGGATGGCGACCTGTACCAGGTCAGCTCGCGCGTTACCGGACAGGTGATCAAGGTCTACGTCGAGGACAACCAGCAGGTTGAGGCCGGCAAGGTGCTGGCCGAGATCGACCCGAAGGACTACGAGGTTGCCCTGCAGCAGGCTGAGGCTCAGCTTGCCAATGCACAGGCGGCCTATGAACAGGCGACGGTCAATGTACCGATCACCAGCCTGAACACCCGCACCGAAACCTCGACGACGGGATCGGACGTGCAGTCAGCTATCGCTGCTGTTGCCCAGTCCCAGAAGCAGGTTGCTGCTGCTGCTGCCCGTGTGGAGCAGGCCAAGGCCAACTCCACCAAGGCCGACCTGGACGTGGAGCGTTACACACCGCTGGTACAGAAGGACGTGATCTCCAAGCAGCAGTATGACTCGGTGATTGCGAGCGCAGCGGCGCAGAAGGCGCAGTTTGTGGAAGCACAGGCCTCTCTGATTGCGCAGCAGGAAGCTGTCCGCCAGGCTCAGCAGAAGCTGGCACAGTCCCAGGCGAGCGCCACTCAGTCCGCGAAGAATGGACCGCAGCTGGTGAAGGTGCAGGAGGCCCGCGCAAGCGCGGCCGCAGCCGAGGTGAAGAACGCTCAGTCGAAGGTTGACCAGGCGAAGTTGAACCTGAGCTACACGAAGATCGTGGCTCCGACGACCGGCATTGTGAACAAGAAGAACGTGCAGGTAGGTATGAACCTGTCCATCGGGCAGAACCTGCTGACCATCGTTCCGCTTGAGAACCTGTGGGTAACGGCCAACTTCAAGGAAACGCAGCTGGAACAGATGAAGCCAGGCCAGAAGGTGGAGATCAAGGTCGACGCTTTAGGTGGACGCACGTTTGAAGGTAAGGTGACGCAGATTGGCGGAGCCACCGGTTCGCGGCTTAGCCTGTTCCCGCCGGAGAACGCGACCGGTAACTACGTGAAGGTAGTGCAGCGTATTCCGGTACGCATTGATTTCACCAACCTGAAAGAAGAGAACAAGGACCTGGCACTCCGTCCTGGTTATTCGGTTGCTCCGGAAGTAAGGGTCAAGTAG
- the aceE gene encoding pyruvate dehydrogenase (acetyl-transferring), homodimeric type yields MSTKLDNAPATANADFLAEVSEWIEAFDELVVAEGAEPAADLLTALKQRAAEAGVAATGELTTPYRNTIPAHDEVPYPGDRNQERRVEALIRWNAMAMVHGQNKKDAGIGGHLSTYSSLCTLLEVGFNHFFKGKTTGADGSQQPGDFIYFQGHASPGVYARAFLEGRLSEQHLKNFRHELRDTPGLSSYPHPWLMPEFWNFPTVSMGIGPLNAIYQARFMRYLENRSLIQKTDRKIWAYLGDGETDEVDSLGAIGLATREKLDNLIFVVNCNLQRLDGPVRGNKRIIDELEGVFRGAGWNVIKVVWGADWDALFAKDYKGLLLKRMEECVDGDFQAYKAKGGAYLRQHFFGKYPELLEMVADLTDEQLARLHRGGHDPAKIFNAYKRAVEYTGGPTVILAKTVKGYGLGSTEARNASHQEKKLTDESLAAFVKRFEIPVSEETAHNAGLYHPGQDAPEIQYLQARRKELGGYLPVREVPELSFKAPELDFFKEWMGGSKGREVSTTMGFVSMLRLLLKEPNFGKYVVPIVPDEGRTFGLESVIKQVGIYACEGQKYTPHDSDMLLSYREEKDGQILEEGITEAGSMASFTAAGTAYSNYGIPSIPFYMYYSMFGFQRIGDMAWAFADSRGKGFLMGGTAGRTTMLGEGLQHQDGHSHVLASTVPTCLCYDPAYTFEMAVIIQDGLKRMYEKMENVFYYITMYNEDYVQPEAPANLDVNGILKGLYLFKPAENATVQLFGSGTILNEVLKAQQILADEYKVQANVWSVPSYIELRRDALAVERWNRLHPSENEKKPYLLEALGDAQGPVIAASDYMKVMPDALAPWLGQRLVTLGTDGFGRSDNREHLRAHFEVSAKDIVAATLSKLVREGKVKAKAAVKAFADLGIDTEKKDAARA; encoded by the coding sequence ATGTCCACCAAGCTCGATAACGCTCCGGCGACCGCAAACGCCGATTTCCTGGCTGAAGTCTCCGAGTGGATTGAGGCATTTGACGAGCTCGTCGTTGCCGAAGGCGCCGAGCCCGCAGCCGACCTTCTCACCGCCCTCAAGCAGCGCGCTGCCGAGGCCGGGGTCGCCGCGACCGGCGAGTTGACCACCCCTTACCGCAATACCATCCCCGCCCACGATGAAGTGCCCTACCCCGGCGACCGCAATCAGGAACGCCGCGTGGAAGCCCTCATCCGCTGGAACGCCATGGCGATGGTGCACGGGCAGAATAAGAAGGACGCCGGCATCGGTGGCCACCTTTCCACCTACTCCTCGCTCTGCACCCTGCTCGAAGTCGGCTTCAACCACTTCTTCAAGGGCAAGACGACCGGAGCCGACGGCAGCCAGCAACCCGGGGACTTTATCTACTTCCAGGGCCACGCTTCGCCCGGTGTTTACGCCCGCGCCTTCCTAGAAGGCCGCCTGAGCGAGCAGCACCTGAAGAACTTCCGCCACGAGCTGCGCGACACCCCCGGCCTGTCCAGCTATCCACACCCCTGGCTGATGCCCGAGTTCTGGAACTTCCCCACCGTTTCCATGGGGATCGGCCCGCTGAACGCCATCTACCAGGCCCGCTTCATGCGCTACCTGGAAAACCGCAGCCTCATCCAGAAGACCGATCGCAAGATCTGGGCTTATCTGGGCGACGGCGAGACGGATGAGGTCGACTCGCTCGGCGCGATTGGCCTGGCCACCCGCGAGAAGCTCGACAACCTGATCTTCGTTGTCAACTGCAACCTGCAGCGTCTTGACGGCCCGGTCCGCGGCAACAAGCGCATCATCGACGAGCTCGAAGGCGTCTTCCGCGGCGCTGGCTGGAATGTCATCAAGGTAGTCTGGGGCGCGGATTGGGATGCTCTCTTCGCCAAGGATTACAAGGGCCTTCTGCTCAAGCGCATGGAAGAGTGCGTCGACGGCGACTTCCAGGCCTACAAGGCCAAGGGCGGCGCGTACCTGCGCCAGCACTTCTTCGGCAAGTACCCTGAGTTGCTGGAGATGGTCGCCGACCTGACCGATGAGCAGCTTGCCCGCCTGCATCGCGGCGGACATGACCCCGCCAAGATCTTCAACGCCTACAAGCGCGCCGTGGAGTACACCGGCGGACCCACCGTCATCCTGGCGAAGACCGTCAAGGGCTACGGCCTCGGCTCCACCGAGGCACGCAACGCCAGCCACCAGGAGAAGAAGCTGACCGACGAGAGCCTGGCCGCCTTCGTCAAGCGCTTTGAGATTCCGGTCTCCGAGGAGACCGCTCACAACGCCGGCCTCTATCACCCCGGACAGGACGCTCCAGAGATCCAGTACCTGCAGGCTCGCCGCAAGGAGCTAGGCGGCTATCTGCCCGTCCGCGAGGTTCCCGAGCTCTCCTTCAAGGCGCCCGAACTCGACTTCTTCAAGGAGTGGATGGGCGGATCGAAGGGACGCGAGGTCTCCACCACCATGGGCTTCGTCTCCATGCTGCGCCTTCTGCTCAAGGAGCCGAACTTCGGCAAGTATGTTGTGCCCATCGTTCCCGACGAGGGACGTACCTTCGGCCTGGAGTCGGTCATCAAGCAGGTTGGCATCTATGCCTGCGAAGGCCAGAAGTACACGCCACATGACTCCGACATGCTGCTGAGCTACCGCGAGGAGAAAGACGGCCAGATCCTGGAGGAAGGCATCACCGAGGCCGGTTCCATGGCCAGCTTTACCGCTGCCGGCACAGCCTACTCCAACTACGGCATCCCCTCGATTCCCTTCTACATGTACTACTCGATGTTCGGCTTCCAGCGCATCGGAGACATGGCTTGGGCCTTCGCGGACTCACGCGGCAAGGGCTTCCTGATGGGCGGCACCGCCGGTCGTACCACCATGCTGGGTGAAGGTCTGCAGCACCAGGACGGCCACTCGCACGTTCTGGCCAGCACTGTTCCTACCTGCCTCTGCTATGACCCGGCCTACACCTTCGAAATGGCCGTCATCATCCAGGACGGTCTGAAGCGCATGTACGAGAAGATGGAGAACGTCTTCTACTACATCACCATGTACAACGAGGACTACGTTCAACCCGAGGCTCCGGCCAACCTGGACGTCAACGGCATCCTCAAGGGTCTGTACCTCTTCAAGCCGGCGGAGAACGCCACCGTCCAGCTCTTCGGTTCAGGCACCATCCTGAATGAAGTGTTGAAGGCGCAGCAGATCCTGGCCGACGAGTACAAGGTTCAGGCCAACGTCTGGTCCGTCCCCAGCTACATCGAGCTTCGTCGCGATGCTCTCGCGGTTGAGCGCTGGAACCGCCTGCATCCCTCCGAGAACGAGAAGAAGCCATACCTGCTGGAAGCCCTCGGCGACGCGCAGGGTCCGGTCATCGCCGCTTCGGACTACATGAAGGTCATGCCGGATGCCCTGGCTCCCTGGCTCGGCCAGCGCCTGGTCACCCTCGGCACCGACGGCTTCGGCCGCTCGGACAACCGCGAGCACCTGCGCGCTCACTTCGAAGTCAGCGCCAAGGACATCGTGGCTGCCACGCTCTCCAAGCTCGTCCGCGAGGGCAAGGTCAAGGCCAAGGCTGCCGTCAAAGCCTTCGCCGACCTGGGTATCGACACCGAGAAGAAGGACGCGGCTCGCGCCTAA
- a CDS encoding TolC family protein: protein MLLAGALGAQSRSGIAPSGGGDTSPGSGAAAVQAAQGVLAQQSQGAGSSGQNNFKGSVVEGKATDGVLDLSLSDAIQRGLKTNLGLILETSSVKEASGKRLQELQALLPTAHGEATYNVQQVNLAAYGLSFPGFNPIVGPFQVFDFRAYLSQSVVNVQSLENYIAAKHNFSASKLTAEDARDMVTLTVGNAYLLCVADAARVESVQAQVNSSKVSLDQATAAHDAGTSPKLDVLRAQVDYQNQQQLLISAKNDLAKDMLALARTIGMPLEQQFRLTDTSPFQPMENLNAEAAFQQALKTRKDLAAAEETLKGAGAEKTAAWAQQLPAVSVSGDYGVIGPTLSHLDGTYTVSGNVKAPILQIAKTKGDVEVADASLQTARAQLSDKVQQVNQDIRTSILDIQSAAKLVEATHTNVETANEALLEAQERFKAGVSDNLAVSQAQSQAAQANDQYISALYQHNLAKLELARALGVAQTNYKDYVGGK, encoded by the coding sequence ATGCTTCTGGCGGGTGCTCTCGGTGCGCAGTCGCGCAGCGGGATAGCACCGTCGGGCGGAGGCGATACATCGCCCGGATCTGGCGCTGCAGCCGTACAGGCGGCGCAGGGAGTGCTGGCGCAGCAGTCGCAGGGCGCTGGTTCGAGCGGACAAAACAACTTCAAGGGCTCAGTGGTTGAGGGCAAGGCGACGGACGGAGTTCTGGACCTGAGCCTGTCGGACGCCATTCAGCGCGGACTGAAGACCAACCTGGGGCTGATTCTCGAGACCTCGTCTGTGAAGGAAGCCAGTGGCAAGCGGCTGCAGGAACTGCAGGCTCTGCTGCCGACTGCCCATGGAGAGGCGACCTATAACGTGCAGCAGGTGAATCTTGCGGCGTACGGTCTCAGTTTTCCTGGCTTCAACCCGATTGTCGGGCCGTTCCAGGTCTTCGACTTCCGTGCGTACCTGTCGCAGTCGGTGGTCAACGTGCAATCGCTGGAGAACTACATCGCGGCCAAGCACAATTTTTCGGCGTCCAAGCTGACGGCAGAAGATGCACGCGACATGGTGACGCTGACGGTGGGCAACGCCTACCTGCTGTGCGTGGCCGATGCGGCCCGCGTGGAGAGCGTACAGGCGCAGGTGAACTCGTCCAAGGTAAGCCTGGACCAGGCCACGGCAGCGCATGATGCCGGTACCAGCCCGAAGCTGGATGTTCTGCGGGCCCAGGTCGACTACCAGAACCAGCAACAGCTGCTGATCTCGGCGAAAAACGATCTCGCCAAGGACATGCTGGCGCTGGCGCGGACGATTGGTATGCCGCTGGAGCAGCAGTTCCGACTGACGGATACCTCTCCGTTTCAGCCGATGGAGAACCTGAACGCCGAGGCGGCGTTTCAGCAGGCGCTGAAGACCCGCAAGGACCTGGCGGCTGCCGAAGAGACGCTGAAGGGCGCCGGTGCGGAAAAGACAGCAGCCTGGGCGCAGCAGCTTCCGGCGGTTTCAGTCAGCGGCGACTATGGCGTGATTGGGCCGACGCTCTCGCACCTGGATGGGACGTACACGGTGAGTGGAAACGTGAAGGCTCCCATTCTGCAGATTGCCAAGACGAAGGGTGATGTGGAAGTGGCGGACGCAAGCCTTCAGACGGCGCGGGCGCAGCTCTCGGACAAGGTGCAGCAGGTGAACCAGGATATTCGCACCTCGATCCTGGACATTCAGTCGGCGGCCAAGCTGGTAGAGGCAACGCATACCAACGTGGAGACGGCGAATGAGGCTCTGCTGGAGGCGCAGGAGCGCTTCAAGGCAGGCGTCAGTGACAACCTTGCGGTATCGCAGGCGCAGTCGCAGGCCGCGCAGGCAAACGATCAGTACATCAGCGCGCTGTATCAGCACAACCTGGCCAAGCTGGAGCTGGCCCGTGCTCTTGGCGTAGCGCAGACAAACTACAAAGATTACGTGGGAGGAAAGTGA
- the argJ gene encoding bifunctional glutamate N-acetyltransferase/amino-acid acetyltransferase ArgJ produces the protein MNDSQPSALPAGFLWSATKAGIKASGKPDLAIAVAPKGASAAASFTQNQMVAAPILVGRQHMTTTGGRVTAVLINSGNANCATGQHGLDACATSCEAFAALANCPAEEVFPSSTGIIGVPLPVEKITAALPTAFAALADTEQAADDFRRGIMTTDTRPKSARATITYNGKSASIYGVCKGAGMIGPQVGPPHATMLVYLFTDITATPAQLRTALAPAVEASFNSISIDGDTSTNDTVLLLASGASELTLDENTSELFQNALNLVTKNLAFQIVDDGEGVTHVVTLHITGAATVADAQAIAKTIATSPLCKTAWSSGDPNWGRLMAAAGRAGVAFDPAKVYIHIGDQPVFEAGTRSPKFDEASAHAVMLQREYTIHMELNAGQAETRFLTCDLTHEYVSINADYST, from the coding sequence ATGAACGATTCGCAGCCTTCCGCACTCCCGGCCGGCTTTCTGTGGTCCGCCACGAAAGCCGGCATCAAGGCCTCCGGCAAACCGGACCTTGCCATCGCCGTCGCGCCGAAAGGCGCCTCCGCAGCCGCATCTTTCACCCAGAACCAGATGGTCGCAGCGCCGATCCTCGTCGGCCGGCAACATATGACCACCACCGGTGGCCGTGTAACCGCCGTGCTCATCAACTCCGGCAACGCCAACTGCGCTACCGGACAGCATGGTCTGGACGCCTGCGCCACCTCCTGTGAAGCCTTCGCCGCCCTGGCCAACTGCCCCGCTGAAGAGGTCTTCCCTTCCTCCACCGGCATCATCGGCGTCCCTTTGCCCGTGGAAAAGATCACCGCAGCTCTGCCCACCGCTTTTGCCGCACTGGCAGACACCGAGCAGGCCGCCGACGACTTCCGCCGCGGCATCATGACCACGGACACCCGGCCGAAGTCCGCACGCGCCACCATTACCTACAACGGCAAATCGGCTTCTATCTATGGAGTCTGCAAAGGTGCCGGCATGATCGGCCCGCAGGTTGGACCGCCGCACGCCACCATGCTGGTCTACCTGTTCACCGACATCACAGCCACCCCGGCACAGCTCCGTACGGCTCTCGCTCCAGCGGTCGAGGCCAGCTTCAACTCCATCTCCATTGATGGCGATACCTCCACCAACGACACCGTTCTTCTGCTCGCCTCCGGAGCCAGCGAACTCACGCTGGACGAAAATACCTCCGAGCTCTTCCAGAACGCCCTCAACCTGGTCACGAAAAATCTCGCCTTCCAGATCGTCGATGACGGCGAGGGAGTCACCCACGTTGTGACCCTGCACATCACCGGCGCAGCCACCGTGGCCGACGCACAGGCTATCGCGAAGACCATCGCCACCTCGCCGCTCTGCAAGACCGCATGGTCCTCCGGAGACCCCAACTGGGGCCGCCTGATGGCCGCCGCCGGACGTGCGGGCGTAGCCTTTGACCCGGCAAAGGTCTACATCCATATCGGCGACCAGCCGGTCTTCGAGGCCGGAACCCGTTCACCGAAGTTCGACGAGGCCTCCGCCCACGCCGTCATGCTGCAGCGCGAGTACACCATCCATATGGAGCTGAACGCCGGCCAGGCGGAAACCCGCTTCCTGACCTGCGACCTCACCCACGAGTACGTCAGCATCAACGCCGACTACTCCACTTAA
- a CDS encoding thiamine pyrophosphate-dependent enzyme, with protein sequence MSAATFENPLIPNQRLKQLYNAMRDLRTGSKKTRGLEAGIAATASHLRPQDTIAASATLGLAVAIVQQSSGNLLPPALDADQKFAAAHGAAFANKHFTPGSVAVLYLDSALPASYGRFLEMTALRELPVVYVQAPGHKAHPAAVKHKIPVIPVDVNDVVACYRVAQEAFTRARTLHLPTWISFQQVDKEDPLDRMRSYLKSKGLLARG encoded by the coding sequence ATGTCCGCCGCTACCTTCGAGAACCCTCTCATTCCCAATCAGCGTCTGAAGCAGCTTTATAACGCCATGCGCGACCTGCGCACGGGCAGCAAGAAGACACGCGGCCTGGAAGCAGGCATTGCCGCCACAGCCAGTCATCTGCGCCCGCAGGACACCATTGCGGCCTCCGCAACGCTCGGCCTAGCTGTCGCGATCGTGCAGCAGAGCAGTGGCAACCTGCTGCCGCCAGCGCTCGACGCCGACCAGAAATTCGCTGCGGCCCACGGCGCTGCCTTCGCCAACAAGCACTTTACACCCGGCTCGGTGGCCGTTCTCTACCTGGACAGTGCCCTGCCCGCATCCTATGGCCGCTTCCTGGAGATGACCGCACTGCGGGAGCTGCCGGTGGTCTACGTCCAGGCTCCCGGCCACAAGGCCCACCCCGCCGCGGTAAAGCACAAAATCCCGGTGATTCCGGTCGACGTCAACGACGTTGTAGCCTGCTATCGCGTCGCTCAGGAAGCCTTTACCCGTGCCCGGACGCTCCACCTGCCGACCTGGATCAGCTTCCAGCAGGTCGACAAGGAAGATCCGCTCGATAGGATGCGCTCATATCTTAAGTCCAAGGGCTTGCTGGCACGCGGCTAA
- a CDS encoding capsule assembly Wzi family protein — protein sequence MRRLPVLPTIAFSFITLQPALAQQADPAQINLPAQQPAYGQQQTGTPARPAYNPDQQSTPPAMPQPQNVPPPVVAPRPTEKHPFTARNQYGPPATLRKIDFLGSVYIPVDSWIYPAMLRLYSFGYLDSAFISLRPWTRRSAINMLVDSEQDIRASDNEEARAILDSLLHEFDPELSANTNGIGAVNGLYSAYTRVGYINGPVLRDSYHLGQTISNDYARPYQSGFNNVTGFSTVTEVGRFSLNIRGEYQHAPSGEGYSRALSAFFSDRDLVNTPYAGYNARQATIPEGPIAATNTFRIQEANLSVHLLKHEFSLGKSDAWNGPGVGGNFSWSNNAENIYSFRINRVEPMYIPFVRRILGPLRYDFFVGSLKGHTYPNSPWVHSTAFSFSPTKNFQFGLTRTAIWGGKDHTPVTLHTFFKSFFHFQDTNNEEKYSRSDPGARFSTFTASWRPPLPKHVATLYVDAMVHDDVTPISAPNRSAIRSGLYLAQLPYLPKLDLRLEGAYTDPPVINSTGGYFMYYEIVQRQGYTNKGFIMGDPLGREAKGGNAWLTWHFSGNEWLQLSYMNKKNTKDFIPGGTTQNQFAVNLVKRLSREVELNATLQHERWKAPIYKQGQQSNTLVQFQLTWYPRLKQGLGVR from the coding sequence ATGCGCCGTCTCCCGGTTCTTCCCACCATCGCTTTCAGTTTCATCACCTTACAGCCAGCGCTCGCTCAACAGGCAGATCCGGCGCAGATTAATCTGCCCGCGCAGCAGCCGGCCTATGGTCAGCAGCAGACAGGCACTCCCGCTCGCCCGGCTTATAACCCGGACCAGCAGTCCACTCCACCGGCAATGCCGCAGCCACAGAACGTTCCACCTCCGGTGGTCGCTCCCCGGCCCACCGAGAAGCATCCCTTCACCGCGCGTAACCAGTACGGCCCGCCGGCCACGCTGCGCAAGATCGACTTCCTCGGCTCCGTATACATCCCGGTCGACAGTTGGATCTACCCGGCGATGCTGCGCCTCTACTCCTTCGGCTATCTCGACTCCGCCTTCATCAGCCTGCGCCCATGGACGCGCCGCAGCGCCATCAACATGCTGGTCGACTCCGAGCAGGACATTCGCGCCAGCGACAACGAAGAGGCGCGAGCCATCCTTGATTCCCTGCTGCACGAGTTCGACCCCGAGCTCTCCGCTAACACAAACGGCATAGGCGCGGTCAACGGACTCTACTCGGCCTACACGCGCGTCGGATACATCAACGGCCCCGTGTTGCGGGACAGCTATCACCTGGGCCAGACCATCAGCAACGACTATGCCCGCCCTTATCAGAGCGGCTTCAACAACGTCACCGGCTTCTCCACGGTGACTGAGGTCGGCCGCTTCTCGCTCAACATACGCGGCGAGTACCAGCACGCTCCCTCCGGTGAGGGCTACAGCCGTGCCCTGTCGGCATTCTTCTCCGATCGCGACCTCGTGAATACCCCGTACGCCGGCTACAACGCGCGGCAGGCGACCATTCCTGAAGGCCCCATCGCGGCTACCAATACCTTCCGTATTCAGGAAGCGAATCTCTCCGTCCACCTGCTGAAACACGAGTTCTCACTGGGTAAGTCAGATGCGTGGAACGGCCCCGGCGTCGGTGGTAACTTTTCCTGGAGCAACAATGCGGAGAACATCTACTCCTTCCGCATCAACCGCGTTGAACCCATGTATATCCCGTTCGTCCGGCGTATTCTGGGCCCTCTGCGTTACGACTTCTTCGTCGGCAGCCTGAAAGGACACACCTACCCCAACTCTCCCTGGGTGCACTCCACGGCCTTCAGCTTCTCCCCGACCAAAAACTTCCAGTTCGGCCTGACACGTACAGCCATCTGGGGCGGAAAAGATCATACCCCCGTCACCCTGCATACCTTCTTCAAGAGCTTCTTTCACTTCCAGGACACCAATAACGAAGAGAAGTACTCTCGTTCCGACCCGGGCGCGCGTTTCAGCACCTTCACCGCCTCGTGGCGTCCGCCGCTGCCAAAGCACGTGGCCACTCTCTATGTGGATGCGATGGTCCATGATGATGTCACACCCATCAGCGCACCAAATCGTTCCGCCATCCGCTCAGGTCTTTACCTGGCACAGTTGCCGTATCTGCCCAAGCTCGATCTCCGCCTAGAAGGCGCCTACACGGACCCTCCTGTGATTAACAGCACCGGCGGCTACTTCATGTACTACGAGATCGTGCAGCGCCAGGGATACACCAACAAGGGCTTCATCATGGGCGACCCGCTCGGACGCGAGGCCAAGGGCGGCAATGCGTGGTTGACCTGGCACTTCTCCGGCAACGAGTGGCTTCAGCTCTCCTACATGAACAAGAAGAACACCAAGGACTTCATTCCCGGTGGCACGACGCAGAACCAGTTTGCCGTCAATCTGGTCAAACGGCTCTCAAGGGAAGTCGAGTTGAATGCAACCCTGCAGCATGAACGCTGGAAGGCGCCCATCTACAAGCAGGGCCAGCAGTCCAACACGCTCGTTCAGTTCCAGCTCACATGGTACCCGCGGTTGAAGCAGGGTCTCGGCGTCCGGTAG